A section of the Agrococcus sp. SGAir0287 genome encodes:
- the holA gene encoding DNA polymerase III subunit delta: MPRQMTWDAAAPAPVVLVSGKEDYLAQRAMQRIRAILAHEDPSLEISDIEADQYVPGTLIQLASPSLFGEPRLIRVTRVQATTDAFLEEALAYVAEPVPDTTLVLRHDGSSVRGKRLLDAVRKAHVEVPCLPITKDADRIAFARAEIQAEGRTVTQGALKALAEAFSKDLGELAAACNQLVQDTQGEISDETVREYYAGHVETTAFDVADAVVAGDAAGALVRLRQAVASGADPVPVVAAFAMRFRQLAKVSTNHGPEGQAAKALGMAPWQVRNARRDLQRYSDDRLGRAIALIAETDHAVKGAARSPMHALERMVRVLAS; this comes from the coding sequence ATGCCGAGGCAGATGACGTGGGACGCCGCCGCGCCCGCACCCGTCGTGCTCGTCTCCGGCAAGGAGGACTACCTCGCGCAGCGCGCGATGCAGCGCATCCGCGCCATCCTCGCCCACGAGGATCCGTCGCTCGAGATCTCCGACATCGAGGCGGACCAGTACGTGCCGGGCACGCTCATCCAGCTCGCGAGCCCCTCGCTGTTCGGCGAGCCCCGCCTCATCCGCGTGACGCGCGTGCAGGCGACGACCGACGCCTTCCTCGAGGAGGCGCTCGCGTACGTCGCCGAGCCCGTGCCCGACACGACGCTCGTGCTGCGCCACGACGGCTCGAGCGTCCGAGGCAAGCGGCTGCTCGACGCCGTGCGGAAGGCGCACGTCGAGGTGCCGTGCCTGCCGATCACGAAGGACGCCGATCGCATCGCCTTCGCGCGCGCCGAGATCCAGGCGGAGGGTCGCACGGTGACGCAGGGCGCGCTCAAGGCGCTCGCGGAGGCGTTCTCGAAGGACCTCGGCGAGCTCGCCGCCGCATGCAACCAGCTCGTGCAGGACACGCAGGGCGAGATCAGCGACGAGACCGTGCGCGAGTACTACGCCGGCCACGTCGAGACGACGGCGTTCGACGTCGCCGACGCCGTCGTGGCCGGCGACGCCGCCGGCGCGCTCGTGCGGCTTCGCCAGGCCGTCGCGTCGGGCGCCGACCCCGTTCCCGTCGTCGCAGCCTTCGCGATGCGCTTCCGGCAGCTCGCGAAGGTCTCCACGAACCACGGCCCGGAGGGCCAGGCGGCGAAGGCGCTGGGCATGGCGCCGTGGCAGGTGCGCAACGCGCGCCGCGACCTGCAGCGCTACTCCGACGACCGGCTCGGCCGTGCGATCGCGCTCATCGCCGAGACGGACCACGCCGTGAAGGGCGCGGCGCGCAGTCCCATGCACGCCCTCGAGCGCATGGTGCGCGTCCTCGCGTCCTGA
- the rpsT gene encoding 30S ribosomal protein S20 produces the protein MANIKSQIKRILTNEKATQRNRAVKSELRTHVRATRAAIAAGDKDAAQAALTQATRKLDKAVSKGVIHANQAANRKSALAKQVAAL, from the coding sequence ATGGCGAACATCAAGTCGCAGATCAAGCGCATCCTCACCAACGAGAAGGCGACGCAGCGCAACCGCGCCGTCAAGAGCGAGCTCCGCACGCACGTCCGCGCGACGCGCGCCGCGATCGCCGCCGGCGACAAGGACGCCGCGCAGGCCGCCCTCACGCAGGCCACCCGCAAGCTCGACAAGGCCGTCTCGAAGGGCGTCATCCACGCCAACCAGGCCGCCAACCGCAAGTCGGCGCTCGCGAAGCAGGTCGCCGCGCTCTGA
- the lepA gene encoding translation elongation factor 4, with protein sequence MPRSSTALEPASTAPERIRNFCIIAHIDHGKSTLADRMLQLTGVVEDRAMRAQYLDRMDIERERGITIKSQAVRMPWDVDGTTYALNMIDTPGHVDFTYEVSRSLAACEGAILLVDAAQGIEAQTLANLYLAMSNDLEIIPVLNKIDLPAADPEKYAAEIAGLIGGDPADVLRVSGKTGEGVEALLDRVVGTIPAPTGEVEAAPRAMIFDSVYDSYRGVVTYVRMVDGTLRPRDKIQMMSTGTTHELLEIGVSSPEPTPSKGLSVGEVGYLITGVKDVRQSKVGDTVTTARGAATEPLQGYADPKPMVFSGLYPIDGSDYPDLREALDKLKLSDAALVYEPETSVALGFGFRCGFLGLLHLEIISERLQREFGLDLIATAPSVVYEVRTEDRKVVTVTNPSEFPEGKIDAVVEPVVNATVLAPKDYVGAIMDLCQTRRGTLQGMEYLSEDRVELRYRLPLGEIVFDFFDQLKSRTQGYASLDYEIDGTQEADLVKVDILLQGDQVDAFSAIVHRDKAYAYGTLMAGKLRELIPRQQFEVPIQAAIGARIIARETIRAIRKDVLAKCYGGDITRKRKLLEKQKEGKKRMKMVGRVEVPQEAFIAALSTGERKES encoded by the coding sequence GTGCCCCGCTCGTCCACCGCCCTCGAGCCCGCCTCGACCGCGCCCGAGCGCATCCGCAACTTCTGCATCATCGCGCACATCGACCACGGCAAGTCGACGCTCGCCGACCGCATGCTGCAGCTCACGGGCGTCGTGGAGGATCGCGCGATGCGCGCGCAGTACCTCGACCGCATGGACATCGAGCGCGAGCGCGGCATCACGATCAAGTCGCAGGCCGTGCGCATGCCGTGGGACGTCGACGGCACGACGTACGCGCTCAACATGATCGACACCCCGGGCCACGTCGACTTCACCTACGAGGTCTCGCGCTCGCTCGCCGCATGCGAGGGCGCGATCCTGCTCGTCGACGCGGCGCAGGGCATCGAGGCGCAGACCCTCGCGAACCTGTACCTCGCGATGTCGAACGACCTCGAGATCATCCCCGTGCTCAACAAGATCGACCTGCCGGCGGCGGACCCCGAGAAGTACGCGGCGGAGATCGCGGGCCTCATCGGCGGCGACCCCGCCGACGTGCTGCGCGTGTCCGGCAAGACCGGCGAGGGCGTCGAGGCGCTGCTCGACCGCGTCGTCGGCACGATCCCCGCGCCGACGGGCGAGGTCGAGGCCGCGCCGCGCGCCATGATCTTCGACTCCGTCTACGACTCGTATCGCGGCGTCGTGACCTACGTGCGCATGGTGGACGGCACGTTGCGGCCGCGCGACAAGATCCAGATGATGTCGACCGGCACGACGCACGAGCTGCTCGAGATCGGCGTCTCGAGCCCCGAGCCGACGCCGTCGAAGGGCCTGTCGGTCGGCGAGGTGGGCTACCTCATCACTGGCGTGAAGGACGTGCGCCAGTCGAAGGTCGGCGACACGGTGACGACGGCCCGCGGCGCCGCGACCGAGCCGCTGCAGGGCTACGCGGACCCGAAGCCCATGGTCTTCTCGGGCCTGTACCCGATCGACGGCTCCGACTACCCGGACCTGCGCGAGGCGCTCGACAAGCTGAAGCTCTCGGATGCCGCGCTCGTCTACGAGCCCGAGACGTCGGTCGCGCTGGGCTTCGGCTTCCGCTGCGGCTTCCTCGGCCTGCTGCACCTCGAGATCATCTCCGAGCGGCTGCAGCGCGAGTTCGGCCTCGACCTCATCGCGACGGCGCCGAGCGTCGTCTACGAGGTGCGCACGGAGGACAGGAAGGTCGTGACCGTCACGAACCCGTCCGAGTTCCCCGAGGGCAAGATCGACGCCGTCGTCGAGCCGGTCGTCAACGCCACGGTGCTCGCGCCGAAGGACTACGTCGGCGCGATCATGGACCTCTGCCAGACGCGCCGCGGCACGCTGCAGGGCATGGAGTACCTCTCGGAGGACCGCGTCGAGCTGCGCTACCGCCTGCCGCTGGGCGAGATCGTCTTCGACTTCTTCGACCAGCTGAAGTCGCGCACGCAGGGCTACGCGTCGCTCGACTACGAGATCGACGGCACGCAGGAGGCCGACCTCGTCAAGGTCGACATCCTGCTGCAGGGCGACCAGGTCGACGCGTTCAGCGCCATCGTGCACCGCGACAAGGCGTACGCGTACGGCACGCTCATGGCGGGCAAGCTGCGCGAGCTCATCCCGCGCCAGCAGTTCGAGGTGCCGATCCAGGCCGCGATCGGCGCGCGCATCATCGCCCGCGAGACGATCCGCGCCATCCGCAAGGACGTGCTCGCGAAGTGCTACGGCGGCGACATCACCCGCAAGCGCAAGCTGCTCGAGAAGCAGAAGGAGGGCAAGAAGCGCATGAAGATGGTCGGACGCGTCGAGGTGCCCCAGGAGGCGTTCATCGCCGCCCTCTCGACCGGCGAGCGCAAGGAGTCGTAG